Proteins encoded in a region of the Deltaproteobacteria bacterium genome:
- a CDS encoding DUF2275 domain-containing protein, with protein sequence MRCEEVQERLSEYLERLLDSGQSKSVDGHLASCPRCTAELADLTECRRLVAALPALEPPVGFTTRVMAHIRESAEQPGWWQRLFLPLRAKLPLPATALLLVSVLSVYLLQKENPQKKLIPPIAAQVETEALKQAGDAAQGLTANVPSSPRLMLREDSAIAEKMPGQPKALQTPLEDRAKKEAAPAPKPAPNVKSSAGAQAASKAAPETRALPQSAAEERANRVESAAAEAELPPTPSRPISGAIGVSQPAGGRPVPASPSMDAIMQDRSLRAAMPERARTAPAQPTADIEIVIRRHPQSDSADLMRKESAAPNTGGLAASRAATAPAPSEPLLRTIPADQYEQLKKELASQGTILSEVRTANGQPTTSPTLTVKITFVPAEVAR encoded by the coding sequence ATGAGATGCGAAGAAGTTCAAGAGCGGCTGTCTGAATACCTTGAAAGGCTCCTCGACTCCGGCCAGAGCAAAAGCGTCGATGGCCATCTAGCGAGTTGCCCACGTTGCACAGCCGAGTTGGCCGACTTAACCGAATGCCGGCGCCTGGTGGCAGCGTTGCCCGCGCTCGAACCGCCTGTTGGTTTCACGACTCGGGTCATGGCCCACATTCGTGAAAGCGCCGAACAACCCGGCTGGTGGCAACGGCTGTTTTTGCCTTTGCGCGCGAAACTCCCCTTACCGGCCACTGCCCTGCTGCTCGTCAGCGTGCTCTCAGTTTACCTGCTGCAGAAAGAAAATCCCCAGAAAAAACTCATCCCACCCATCGCTGCTCAGGTCGAAACCGAAGCGCTTAAGCAAGCGGGCGACGCCGCACAAGGGCTTACTGCCAACGTCCCGAGCAGTCCAAGGCTGATGTTAAGGGAGGATTCTGCTATCGCAGAAAAGATGCCTGGGCAACCGAAAGCGCTGCAAACCCCACTAGAAGATAGAGCAAAGAAAGAAGCAGCTCCGGCGCCAAAGCCAGCGCCAAATGTGAAGAGCTCGGCAGGCGCCCAGGCTGCCAGCAAGGCGGCACCTGAAACGAGAGCGCTGCCGCAGTCCGCGGCGGAAGAGAGAGCCAATCGGGTGGAATCCGCTGCGGCGGAAGCGGAGCTCCCGCCCACGCCTTCGCGACCGATCAGCGGTGCCATCGGCGTGAGCCAGCCCGCCGGTGGCCGGCCCGTGCCGGCTTCGCCTTCGATGGATGCGATCATGCAAGATCGCTCCTTGCGAGCAGCGATGCCGGAACGGGCGCGCACGGCGCCCGCCCAACCGACGGCCGATATTGAAATCGTCATCCGGCGACATCCGCAGTCCGACAGCGCCGATCTGATGCGCAAAGAATCAGCGGCACCCAATACCGGAGGCCTGGCCGCGTCGCGGGCCGCGACAGCACCGGCGCCGAGCGAACCGCTATTGCGCACCATCCCGGCCGATCAGTATGAGCAGCTCAAAAAAGAGCTGGCGTCACAGGGAACGATTCTCTCCGAGGTGCGAACCGCCAACGGACAGCCGACGACGAGTCCAACGTTAACTGTTAAGATTACCTTCGTGCCAGCGGAGGTAGCGCGCTGA
- a CDS encoding sigma-70 family RNA polymerase sigma factor, protein MSGTLFCCASLILSKVMLVEGIGDAECVQRVQQGDTDCFEILVRRHQKATFNLLFRLLGDYDEAAEVAQEVFLSAYKAIHSFRGDANFTTWLYRIAFNHASTRRRSLSLSQQRYTPLEDTDIPNDSLNGPRDPAEAAEQKEIQEQVQHALNRLDRADATLILLRDLQDVPYEEVAAILNIPVGTVKSRLHRARQALKAKLSPYFYASRKAS, encoded by the coding sequence GTGAGCGGAACTTTATTCTGCTGCGCTAGTCTAATATTATCCAAGGTGATGCTCGTTGAGGGGATAGGCGACGCCGAATGCGTCCAACGCGTCCAACAAGGTGACACCGATTGCTTTGAAATCTTGGTGCGGCGCCACCAGAAAGCGACGTTTAACCTTCTCTTTCGCTTGCTGGGGGACTACGACGAAGCCGCGGAGGTAGCCCAAGAAGTGTTTCTCTCCGCCTATAAAGCGATCCACTCGTTTCGCGGCGACGCGAATTTTACCACTTGGCTCTATCGCATCGCATTCAACCACGCCAGCACGCGCCGGCGCAGCCTGAGCCTCTCGCAGCAGCGCTACACTCCGCTCGAAGACACCGACATTCCCAACGACAGCCTCAACGGTCCCCGTGACCCGGCCGAAGCCGCCGAACAAAAAGAAATCCAGGAACAGGTGCAACACGCGCTCAATCGGCTCGATCGCGCCGACGCAACGTTGATTCTTTTGCGCGACTTGCAGGACGTGCCCTATGAGGAAGTAGCGGCAATACTCAATATTCCCGTCGGCACGGTCAAATCGCGCCTGCACCGTGCGCGCCAAGCGTTGAAAGCTAAATTGTCTCCCTATTTTTACGCGAGCAGGAAAGCGTCATGA
- a CDS encoding ABC transporter substrate-binding protein — MRSCGQADLFLRLLGAMVFGLVLPALSAAGAQDKIRVGYLPLLPSAHEFVAAEKGWFRELGLPVEEFRFRSGPPMTQAFIAGRLDVAYFGVGPALMAVSRGVKAKIIAGSTMNTVAVIARDPFAEGFERRPNRAAFQGYQKRTGQRVRIGTFEAGSTSYLLALYWLQQLQVDPLREMELVRMGEDQQRRTVQSKQIDIAVSVEPIITLGRRASPAYRAIAWGKDILPGQPGSVLFVRQTLLDERPDVAEKLVQLHLRATALLTEERDEAARLISRKIGADVLPVSVARETLDSPAIRWISSPHALVAGAETYNRFQVTMGLSRTPLSADDLFDFRFYDRVFNRQPQSKKY; from the coding sequence ATGCGGTCTTGCGGCCAAGCCGATTTGTTCCTGCGATTGCTCGGGGCCATGGTCTTTGGCCTGGTTTTGCCGGCGTTGTCCGCCGCCGGTGCCCAAGACAAGATCCGGGTAGGTTATCTGCCACTCCTGCCATCGGCCCATGAATTCGTTGCCGCCGAAAAAGGCTGGTTTCGCGAACTCGGGCTTCCCGTGGAGGAGTTTCGTTTCCGCTCCGGACCGCCGATGACCCAGGCCTTCATTGCTGGGCGATTAGACGTTGCGTACTTCGGCGTTGGCCCGGCGTTGATGGCCGTCAGCCGTGGGGTGAAGGCGAAAATTATCGCTGGATCCACCATGAACACGGTGGCTGTCATCGCCCGCGATCCGTTTGCCGAGGGCTTTGAGCGTAGACCGAATCGGGCGGCATTTCAGGGGTATCAAAAACGGACCGGGCAGAGGGTGCGCATTGGCACGTTTGAGGCGGGTTCGACATCTTACTTGTTGGCGCTCTACTGGTTGCAGCAGCTCCAAGTGGATCCGCTCCGCGAGATGGAGCTGGTGCGAATGGGCGAGGATCAGCAACGCCGCACCGTTCAATCGAAACAGATCGACATCGCGGTGTCGGTGGAGCCAATTATCACGCTCGGTCGTAGAGCTTCGCCTGCCTATCGCGCTATTGCTTGGGGGAAAGACATTCTGCCTGGCCAGCCCGGCTCGGTATTGTTTGTGCGCCAAACGCTGCTTGATGAACGGCCCGATGTAGCCGAGAAACTAGTGCAATTGCATTTACGCGCGACCGCGCTTCTGACCGAGGAACGGGACGAGGCAGCACGATTGATTTCCAGGAAAATCGGCGCTGATGTTTTGCCGGTGAGTGTGGCCCGCGAAACCCTCGATTCGCCTGCGATTCGCTGGATAAGTAGCCCCCACGCTCTCGTTGCCGGCGCCGAAACTTATAACCGCTTTCAGGTCACCATGGGGCTTTCGCGAACTCCTTTATCCGCCGATGATCTTTTCGATTTTCGGTTCTATGACCGCGTCTTCAATCGCCAACCGCAGTCTAAGAAGTACTGA